A region from the Silene latifolia isolate original U9 population chromosome 7, ASM4854445v1, whole genome shotgun sequence genome encodes:
- the LOC141591633 gene encoding bifunctional nitrilase/nitrile hydratase NIT4B, giving the protein MSLVPVTVNDGPIIAEVEMGADTSATTVRATVVQASTVFYDTPATLDKAERLLAEAASYGAQLVVFPEAFVGGYPRGSDFGVSIGNRTAKGKEEFRKYHASAIDVPGPEVDRLAAMAGKYKVYLVMGVIERAGYTLYCTVLFFDSQGRYLGKHRKVMPTALERIIWGFGDGSTIPVFETPLGKIGAAICWENKMPLLRMAMYAKGVEIYCAPTADSREVWQASMTHIALEGGCFVLSANQFCRRKDYPPPPEYVFSGTEDDLNPDSVVCAGGSAIISPSGVILAGPNYEGEALISADLDLGDIARAKFDFDVVGHYSRPEILSLTVKDHPISPVTFTSESEKAEKSEGSHR; this is encoded by the exons GCGCCACCGTCGTTCAAGCTTCTACCGTCTTCTATGACACTCCCGCCACTCTCG ACAAGGCTGAGAGATTGTTAGCTGAAGCAGCTTCATATGGAGCTCAACTGGTTGTCTTTCCGGAAGCCTTTGTTGGTGGTTATCCACGTGGTTCAGATTTCGGGGTATCGATTGGTAACAGGACAGCTAAAGGAAAGGAAGAGTTTCGTAAATATCATGCATCTGCCATTGATGTGCCTG GTCCTGAAGTTGATCGTTTGGCTGCAATGGCTGGAAAGTACAAAGTCTATTTGGTGATGGGTGTAATAGAACGAGCTGGATATACATTGTACTGCACAGTTCTCTTCTTTGATTCTCAAGGTCGATACCTGGGTAAGCATCGTAAAGTGATGCCGACAGCTCTCGAGCGTATAATCTGGGGGTTTGGTGATGGTTCAACAATTCCAGTCTTTGAAACCCCACTTGGAAAAATTGGCGCTGCCATTTGTTGGGAAAACAAAATGCCGCTTCTGCGGATGGCGATGTATGCCAAAG GTGTTGAAATATATTGTGCTCCAACCGCCGACTCAAGGGAGGTCTGGCAGGCATCAATGACCCATATTGCTCTAGAGGGCGGATGCTTCGTTCTATCAGCCAATCAGTTCTGTCGAAGAAAAGACTATCCTCCACCTCCTGAGTATGTGTTTTCAGGAACAGAAGATGACCTTAATCCTGATTCTGTTGTATGTGCTGGTGGTAGTGCCATTATATCACCATCAGGTGTTATCCTAGCCGGTCCAAATTATGAAGGGGAAGCTCTTATCTCAGCCGATTTGG ATTTGGGAGACATAGCACGAGCAAAGTTCGACTTTGATGTTGTTGGCCACTATTCAAGGCCTGAGATTCTGAGCCTAACTGTTAAGGACCATCCGATCAGCCCTGTTACTTTCACTTCGGAGTCTGAAAAAGCAGAAAAATCTGAAGGTTCTCACCGATAG